From Leptolyngbya sp. CCY15150, a single genomic window includes:
- a CDS encoding DUF4327 family protein has product MIQAIAYSLDFVQDEARQLVYTGVISRQQPIYVLCRYIPAREWAWIEDELERSGFLLRDRIGDLLGREEWDND; this is encoded by the coding sequence ATGATTCAAGCCATTGCCTATTCCCTAGACTTTGTTCAAGACGAAGCTCGCCAATTAGTCTATACCGGTGTCATCAGCCGCCAACAGCCCATTTACGTGCTCTGTCGCTATATTCCAGCTCGGGAGTGGGCGTGGATTGAAGACGAACTAGAGCGCAGTGGGTTTTTGCTGCGCGATCGCATTGGCGACTTGCTGGGTCGCGAAGAGTGGGATAACGATTAA